The sequence CGCACAACTGTTTTACAGTAGGCGGCGCTGCTCTTGCGCAAAAATTCTTTCCGCGTAACCAGTAATACGTGTAACTAATAAACCAATATTTCTTCTTAAGAGTGAGCGGGTTTCgacataaaaataatatgtgcAGTTAGAAATGTCAAATATTCTTTTACGAAAGGATTTTGTCAAATTCGAGGTGATATATGTCTGTGTCGCCTTTGTTCCACGCATAAGTAGTGCTCGCATCCACCTTAACTTGTTTGCCGTCTGCCATTAATGCACGCACCCATACTTGTCCATCATATGGTTCTAATGCGCAAACCAGCAAATGATATTTATCGTGTATTAGCCCGTAAATGTCTTTATTGTGCCCATCACTCACCAATATATCTAAATTATTAGTTATACGGAAAAAGATACCCAGGTTATCTAAAAGAGCCATTGTGCCGTTCACAAGAAGGTCTTTATTGTACTGTGAACTTAAtcctgaaaaaagaaataaaaggagattaattttaatacttgaaaactACAATGGGAATCACAATCTTTCGCCTATTCTTCTGCGAGTCCCTTTTTCGAATtcccatgttttttaaaataaaataaaatgaaaaatataaaacttaaattatgCGTGCTACA comes from Belonocnema kinseyi isolate 2016_QV_RU_SX_M_011 chromosome 5, B_treatae_v1, whole genome shotgun sequence and encodes:
- the LOC117173449 gene encoding uncharacterized protein LOC117173449, whose translation is MRIGALLLTLAIFYSFIGLSSQYNKDLLVNGTMALLDNLGIFFRITNNLDILVSDGHNKDIYGLIHDKYHLLVCALEPYDGQVWVRALMADGKQVKVDASTTYAWNKGDTDIYHLEFDKILS